The Catenulispora sp. EB89 genome has a segment encoding these proteins:
- a CDS encoding M56 family metallopeptidase, with protein sequence MFSDAWPLAVLAVLLAWPVPVFLARAAWPRRHARAAIALWQAVGIAGGLSLIGAPLAVGVAPLDRHLRTGLVVLWRDAFHLRVPSSLGLLQEAALALAAVLTVRLVGVTLLSAWRIERDLRRQRDAVDLAAEHADRQLRVLEHAAPAAYCLPGTRPRIVITEGTIAALAPDELEAVLAHERAHAKWRHELVVQPFVAWESALPLPPARRATASVTALVEMLADDHAARSVGRPALARALVAIGGTAGPVPNQRADNGSGAARSTRSTPTLDRVQRLVKSAGATSFAERLIGPAAWFAAVLLVAGPTWYVLR encoded by the coding sequence ATGTTTTCTGATGCCTGGCCCCTGGCCGTCCTGGCGGTGCTGTTGGCCTGGCCGGTCCCGGTGTTCCTGGCCCGCGCCGCGTGGCCGCGTCGTCATGCCCGCGCCGCGATCGCGTTGTGGCAGGCGGTCGGCATTGCCGGCGGCTTGTCGCTGATCGGCGCGCCGCTCGCGGTCGGCGTCGCCCCGCTCGACAGGCATCTGCGGACCGGCCTGGTCGTGCTGTGGCGTGATGCGTTCCACCTTCGCGTGCCGAGTTCGCTGGGCCTCCTTCAGGAGGCGGCGCTGGCGCTCGCGGCCGTGCTCACCGTGCGGCTGGTCGGCGTGACGTTGCTCTCAGCGTGGCGGATCGAGCGCGATCTGCGGCGGCAGCGCGATGCCGTCGACCTGGCCGCCGAGCACGCCGATCGCCAGCTCCGGGTCCTCGAACATGCCGCGCCCGCCGCCTACTGCCTCCCCGGTACGCGGCCTCGCATCGTCATCACCGAGGGCACCATCGCCGCGCTCGCGCCCGATGAGCTCGAAGCGGTGTTGGCGCACGAGCGTGCGCATGCGAAGTGGCGCCACGAGCTGGTGGTCCAGCCCTTCGTCGCGTGGGAGTCGGCGCTGCCGCTGCCCCCGGCGCGCCGTGCGACCGCCTCGGTCACGGCGCTCGTCGAGATGCTCGCCGACGATCACGCCGCCCGCTCCGTCGGACGCCCCGCGCTGGCCCGGGCCCTGGTCGCCATCGGTGGGACGGCGGGCCCCGTGCCGAATCAGCGTGCGGACAACGGTTCCGGCGCGGCTCGCAGCACCCGCAGCACTCCGACGCTCGACCGCGTGCAGCGCCTGGTGAAGTCCGCCGGGGCCACGTCGTTCGCCGAACGCCTCATCGGCCCGGCGGCCTGGTTCGCCGCGGTCCTGCTCGTCGCGGGGCCGACCTGGTACGTCCTGCGCTGA
- a CDS encoding BlaI/MecI/CopY family transcriptional regulator — protein sequence MANERAGGPPRLGELERAVMDVLWNAPDGSTAQEIVERLATRDGTTELAPTTVLTVLDRLRRKDFVERERVGRAHRYRAARTRDDVIAASMLAVLETTDDRRSALVRFAGSVSAEEAALLREALAGLEE from the coding sequence ATGGCGAACGAGCGCGCGGGCGGCCCCCCAAGACTGGGCGAACTGGAACGCGCGGTGATGGACGTCCTCTGGAACGCCCCCGACGGAAGCACCGCGCAGGAGATCGTCGAACGACTGGCGACCCGCGACGGCACCACAGAGCTGGCGCCCACGACCGTCCTGACGGTGCTGGACCGCCTCCGCCGCAAGGACTTCGTGGAGCGCGAGCGCGTCGGCCGCGCCCACCGCTACCGCGCAGCGCGGACCCGCGACGACGTGATCGCCGCCTCGATGCTCGCGGTCCTGGAAACGACCGACGACCGCCGCTCGGCGCTGGTGCGCTTCGCCGGCTCGGTGTCGGCCGAGGAGGCCGCGCTGCTGCGCGAGGCCTTGGCGGGGCTGGAGGAGTAG
- a CDS encoding M18 family aminopeptidase: MPIFDRAHTDDLLTFLAASPTPYHAVANAAARLEAAGFRQLRQSAGWEGAGSGGFYVIRGAALIAWYVPENTKAHTGFRVVGAHTDSPNLRVKPLPDTGSAGFRQVAVELYGGPLLNSWLDRDLGLAGRLVLRGGDAALVHVDRALMRVPQLAIHLDRGVNDTGLLLDKQQHLTPAWGLGPVEDGALIEFAAKEAGVSASDVLGFDLMLHDVTPPTYLGRDLEMIAGPRMDNLVSVHAGVQALIAASAGAAGPLSAVPVLAAFDHEEAGSESDTGAGGPLLNNVLTRVTQAQLGGGTEDYARALAGTVVMSSDMSHAVHPNYPERHEPGHRPRLNGGPALKTNVNQRYATDGLGRAIWTDVCERAGIPTQYFVGKNSLPCGTTIGPITAAKLGVTTFDVGITSLSMHSARELGGADDPFLLASAAAAFFGG, encoded by the coding sequence ATGCCGATATTCGACCGCGCCCACACGGACGACCTCCTCACGTTCCTCGCCGCCTCGCCGACCCCGTACCACGCGGTCGCGAACGCGGCCGCCCGCCTGGAGGCCGCCGGGTTCCGCCAGCTCCGGCAGAGCGCCGGCTGGGAGGGCGCGGGCAGCGGCGGGTTCTACGTGATCCGGGGGGCGGCGCTCATCGCCTGGTACGTCCCGGAGAACACGAAGGCGCACACCGGCTTCCGCGTCGTCGGCGCGCACACCGACTCCCCCAACCTGCGGGTCAAGCCGCTGCCGGACACCGGCTCGGCGGGCTTCCGGCAGGTGGCGGTCGAGCTCTACGGCGGGCCGCTGCTGAACTCGTGGCTGGACCGCGACCTGGGCCTGGCCGGACGGCTGGTGCTGCGCGGGGGCGACGCGGCGCTGGTGCACGTGGACCGCGCGCTGATGCGCGTGCCGCAGCTGGCGATCCACCTGGACCGCGGCGTGAACGACACCGGACTGCTGCTGGACAAGCAGCAGCACCTGACCCCGGCCTGGGGGCTGGGGCCGGTGGAGGACGGCGCGCTGATCGAGTTCGCCGCGAAGGAGGCCGGGGTCTCGGCGAGCGACGTGCTGGGCTTCGACCTGATGCTGCACGACGTGACGCCCCCGACGTACCTGGGCCGCGACCTGGAGATGATCGCCGGCCCGCGGATGGACAACCTGGTCTCGGTGCACGCCGGGGTGCAGGCGCTGATCGCGGCCTCCGCCGGAGCGGCCGGACCCCTGTCGGCCGTCCCGGTCCTGGCCGCCTTCGACCACGAGGAGGCCGGCAGCGAGTCGGACACCGGCGCGGGCGGGCCGCTGCTCAACAACGTGCTCACCCGGGTGACGCAGGCCCAGCTCGGCGGCGGCACGGAGGACTACGCGCGGGCGCTGGCCGGGACCGTGGTGATGTCCAGCGACATGAGCCACGCGGTGCACCCGAACTACCCGGAGCGCCACGAGCCCGGCCACCGCCCCCGGCTGAACGGCGGCCCGGCGCTGAAGACGAACGTCAACCAGCGCTACGCCACCGACGGACTCGGGCGCGCGATCTGGACGGACGTCTGCGAGCGCGCGGGAATCCCGACGCAGTACTTCGTGGGCAAGAACTCGCTGCCGTGCGGGACGACGATCGGGCCGATCACCGCGGCGAAGCTCGGGGTGACGACGTTCGACGTGGGGATCACGTCGCTGTCGATGCACTCGGCGCGGGAGCTGGGCGGGGCGGACGATCCGTTCCTGCTGGCTTCGGCCGCGGCGGCTTTCTTCGGGGGCTGA
- a CDS encoding cytochrome ubiquinol oxidase subunit I: MLGSTLTDARVETGFSLAFHIVFAVFGVGLPWLLLFTEGRWLKTGDPTWLALTRKWSRVMAVLFAIGAVSGTVLSFEFGLLWPAFMARYGGVLGLPFTLEAFAFFAEAIFVGLYLYGWKRLSPRAHWLTLWPIAISGTLSTLFIVTANSWMNVPTGVKEVGGKVVSAEPLAPLTGPGALPESLHMLLAALMCTGGVVAAVYAVGMLRGRRDSYHRRGFRVGLVTVLAMAPLQLVVGDLAARVVEKYQPAKLAAMEALTHTQSHAPLTLGGIYDPSTGKTRFGIEIPDGLSLLTGFRTDKTIRGLDILPAKQQPATPVVHLAFDTMVAGGMAILGLAALLTVVAFWRRRKGVRPLIPLSRPWLLAGGLTGPAAMAAMLAGWEVTEAGRQPWIVYGRMTVREAATTSGGIGWSLIATIVVYLGLATALLLILRRLATGAPPELADGVENPGPRDPESPDHAPQSPDSRDREPRNPEPQTAGSQTPETSTELEGAAR, translated from the coding sequence ATGCTCGGCAGCACGCTCACCGACGCCCGAGTCGAGACCGGGTTCTCGCTCGCCTTCCACATCGTCTTCGCGGTCTTCGGGGTGGGGCTTCCCTGGCTCCTGCTGTTCACCGAGGGCCGGTGGCTGAAGACCGGCGACCCGACGTGGCTCGCCCTGACGCGCAAGTGGTCTCGGGTGATGGCGGTGCTGTTCGCCATCGGCGCGGTGTCCGGGACCGTCCTGTCCTTCGAGTTCGGGCTGCTGTGGCCGGCGTTCATGGCGCGCTACGGCGGCGTGCTGGGGCTGCCCTTCACGCTGGAGGCCTTCGCGTTCTTCGCCGAGGCGATCTTCGTCGGCCTCTACCTCTACGGCTGGAAGCGCCTGTCGCCGCGGGCGCACTGGCTCACGCTGTGGCCGATCGCGATCTCCGGCACGCTCTCGACGCTGTTCATCGTCACCGCCAACTCCTGGATGAACGTCCCGACCGGGGTCAAGGAGGTCGGCGGCAAGGTCGTCTCCGCCGAGCCGCTGGCGCCGCTCACCGGCCCCGGCGCGCTGCCGGAGTCGCTGCACATGCTGCTCGCCGCGCTCATGTGCACCGGCGGGGTGGTCGCCGCGGTCTACGCGGTCGGGATGCTGCGCGGCCGGCGCGACAGCTACCACCGGCGCGGCTTCCGGGTCGGCCTGGTCACGGTGCTGGCCATGGCCCCGCTCCAGCTGGTGGTCGGCGACCTGGCCGCGCGGGTGGTGGAGAAGTACCAGCCGGCCAAGCTCGCCGCGATGGAAGCCCTGACCCACACCCAGAGCCACGCGCCGCTGACCCTCGGCGGCATCTACGATCCGAGCACCGGCAAGACCCGGTTCGGCATCGAGATCCCGGACGGCCTGTCCCTGCTCACCGGCTTCCGCACCGACAAGACCATCCGGGGCCTGGACATCCTGCCGGCGAAGCAGCAGCCTGCGACGCCGGTCGTGCACCTGGCCTTCGACACCATGGTGGCCGGCGGCATGGCGATCCTCGGGCTCGCGGCGCTGCTCACCGTGGTCGCGTTCTGGAGGCGCCGCAAGGGTGTCCGCCCCCTGATCCCGCTCAGCCGGCCCTGGCTGCTGGCCGGCGGGCTCACCGGCCCGGCCGCGATGGCCGCGATGCTGGCCGGCTGGGAGGTCACCGAGGCCGGCCGGCAGCCGTGGATCGTCTACGGCCGGATGACCGTGCGCGAGGCCGCGACGACCAGCGGCGGCATCGGCTGGTCGCTGATCGCCACGATCGTGGTCTACCTGGGGCTGGCCACGGCGCTGCTGCTGATCCTGCGCCGGCTGGCGACCGGCGCGCCGCCGGAGCTGGCGGACGGGGTCGAGAACCCCGGGCCGCGGGACCCCGAGTCCCCGGACCACGCACCACAGAGCCCTGATTCGCGAGACCGCGAACCCCGGAACCCGGAACCGCAGACCGCCGGATCCCAGACCCCTGAGACCAGCACCGAACTGGAAGGAGCCGCCCGATGA